One segment of Desulfonauticus submarinus DNA contains the following:
- a CDS encoding histidinol phosphate phosphatase domain-containing protein, with product MIDFHTHTTFSDGELIPAELIRRAKVVGYKGIGISDHADLSNLEFIIKSLLPLKEQYSCHMDIEVFIGVELTHVPPSLLGESVFLARKFGAEYVVVHGETIVEPVARGTNLAAIEAGVDILAHPGLITEEEVKLAKENKVYLEITTRKGHSLTNGHVAKLALKYGAKLLINNDAHAPSDLVSKEMREKIGVGCGLSKKDLDFIERNAEELMQKMLKKKI from the coding sequence ATGATAGATTTTCATACTCATACAACATTTAGTGATGGGGAATTAATTCCAGCCGAGTTGATTCGAAGGGCAAAAGTAGTAGGCTATAAGGGGATAGGAATTAGCGATCATGCGGATCTTTCTAATTTAGAATTTATTATAAAAAGTCTTTTACCTTTAAAAGAACAGTATAGTTGTCATATGGATATAGAAGTTTTTATTGGAGTTGAACTTACTCATGTTCCTCCTAGTTTGTTAGGAGAAAGCGTTTTTTTGGCAAGAAAATTTGGGGCAGAATATGTAGTAGTGCATGGGGAAACCATTGTAGAGCCAGTTGCTAGAGGAACAAATTTGGCCGCTATAGAGGCTGGAGTAGATATTTTAGCGCATCCTGGTCTTATTACAGAAGAAGAGGTGAAGTTGGCTAAAGAAAACAAAGTTTATTTAGAAATTACTACGCGCAAAGGACACTCTCTTACTAATGGACATGTGGCTAAATTAGCCTTAAAATATGGAGCAAAATTGCTCATAAATAATGATGCGCATGCGCCAAGTGACTTAGTTTCTAAGGAAATGAGAGAAAAGATAGGGGTTGGATGTGGTCTTTCTAAAAAAGATTTAGATTTTATAGAGAGGAACGCAGAAGAGTTAATGCAAAAAATGTTAAAGAAGAAAATTTAG
- a CDS encoding NAD-dependent deacylase — translation MDEKINKAAQWIKEAKYVVAFTGAGISVPSGIPDFRSPGGLWSHFDPWQVCSDWALQHNPKGVWEFLLEAVFMFNKAEPNPAHLSLAELERRGVLKCIITQNIDGLHQRAGSKNVIEFHGGCTKFYCNDCGKNYSLENLKKLTRENIPWMCTDCGSIVRPDIVFFGEQIPPSALFSSQEHCSKADLMLIIGTSGEVAPANTLPTIVKQNSGKIIEINLGETAYESVSDIRFNRGAEEVLPLIVSKIGGKN, via the coding sequence ATGGACGAAAAGATTAATAAAGCTGCACAATGGATAAAAGAAGCTAAATATGTAGTAGCTTTTACTGGAGCGGGCATTTCTGTACCAAGCGGTATCCCAGATTTTAGAAGCCCTGGTGGATTATGGTCTCATTTTGACCCGTGGCAGGTATGTTCGGACTGGGCATTACAGCACAATCCAAAAGGTGTGTGGGAGTTTTTGTTAGAAGCAGTCTTTATGTTTAATAAAGCCGAACCAAATCCTGCGCATTTATCTTTGGCAGAATTGGAAAGAAGAGGTGTTTTAAAGTGTATTATTACTCAAAACATAGATGGTCTTCATCAAAGAGCTGGGTCTAAAAATGTTATAGAGTTTCATGGTGGATGTACAAAATTTTATTGTAATGATTGTGGTAAAAATTATTCTTTAGAAAACCTTAAAAAGCTGACAAGAGAAAATATTCCCTGGATGTGTACTGATTGTGGTTCTATTGTACGGCCAGATATAGTTTTTTTTGGAGAACAAATACCTCCAAGTGCTTTATTTTCTAGTCAAGAGCATTGTTCTAAAGCTGATTTAATGTTAATTATTGGAACTTCTGGAGAGGTTGCTCCAGCAAACACTTTACCTACAATAGTTAAACAGAATAGTGGTAAAATTATAGAAATAAATTTGGGAGAAACAGCATATGAGTCTGTTTCAGATATAAGGTTTAATCGAGGTGCAGAAGAAGTTTTACCTTTAATCGTTTCTAAAATAGGAGGGAAAAATTAA
- a CDS encoding MotA/TolQ/ExbB proton channel family protein yields MDIFTSNAALTLVANSTLAVKIVLILLVLMSIFSWSIIFNKLYIFFITKRDNKNFARYFEDEIVGLKGLEVKLNAYRKKACARVIYVAFKELKRIEQTSLPLNLKLKILEENLKRALINGRQIELSNLKKTIPFLATCSNAAPFIGLFGTVWGIMHSFHSIGLQKSASLATVAPGISEALIATAIGLAVAIPATMAYNYFLTKLQDVDKDFDILGNMFLNLVQRNLIFFKEKEGE; encoded by the coding sequence ATGGATATTTTTACATCAAATGCAGCTCTTACTCTGGTGGCTAATTCTACATTAGCAGTGAAAATTGTTTTGATTTTATTAGTTCTTATGTCGATTTTTAGTTGGTCTATTATTTTTAATAAGTTATATATTTTCTTTATTACTAAAAGAGATAATAAAAATTTTGCGCGTTATTTTGAAGACGAGATAGTTGGGTTAAAAGGATTGGAAGTAAAATTAAATGCGTATAGAAAAAAAGCTTGTGCGAGAGTGATATATGTTGCGTTTAAAGAATTAAAAAGGATAGAACAAACTTCTTTACCTTTAAATCTTAAATTAAAAATTTTAGAAGAAAATTTAAAAAGAGCGCTTATAAATGGAAGACAGATTGAATTATCAAATTTAAAAAAGACAATTCCTTTTTTAGCTACTTGTTCTAATGCGGCTCCTTTTATTGGTTTGTTTGGTACAGTGTGGGGAATTATGCATTCTTTTCATTCTATTGGTTTACAAAAGAGTGCCTCTTTGGCCACAGTTGCTCCTGGTATTTCAGAGGCGCTTATAGCAACCGCAATTGGTCTAGCTGTGGCTATACCTGCTACTATGGCTTATAATTATTTTTTAACCAAACTCCAGGATGTGGATAAGGATTTTGATATACTTGGCAATATGTTTTTAAATCTTGTTCAAAGGAATTTAATATTTTTTAAGGAAAAAGAAGGAGAATAA
- the tolR gene encoding protein TolR yields MKIEENTSFLSEINVTPFVDVMLVLLIIFMVTAPMMTQGVEVNLPKAKTVSTLPEETDNVVVSLKKDGLIFVDTYKVSLDELEDFLKKHAKNKKMIFLKADKDVSYGVVIDVMSRVKSAGIDKLGVIVQKEDK; encoded by the coding sequence ATGAAGATAGAAGAAAATACTTCTTTTCTTTCAGAAATTAATGTGACTCCTTTTGTTGATGTAATGCTTGTTTTGCTTATTATTTTTATGGTTACGGCCCCAATGATGACGCAAGGAGTAGAAGTTAATTTGCCAAAAGCGAAAACAGTAAGCACATTGCCTGAAGAAACTGATAATGTAGTTGTGAGCTTAAAAAAAGATGGTTTAATTTTTGTGGATACTTATAAAGTGTCATTAGATGAGTTAGAAGATTTTTTAAAAAAACATGCTAAGAATAAAAAAATGATTTTTTTAAAAGCTGATAAAGATGTTTCCTATGGGGTAGTAATAGATGTAATGAGTAGAGTAAAATCTGCGGGAATAGATAAACTTGGCGTTATTGTTCAAAAAGAAGATAAGTAA
- a CDS encoding cell envelope integrity protein TolA, whose translation MRVAKKRSLNTSKNTKKVVKDKIIKIADKRIKKNNRHLDKNATNKRKAEEVDIKGIISSLEKEVKTSQQVNIAAKEIKNLEKEIGYYGNNTGIVGKNVEDEYVFICSIKIKQNWRMPFFKLGEHLITVVAIKIDKTGKILHAEIKKTSGNKFFDETALKAIYLTSTLPPPPQGIEKNDIEIIFDSEEPKR comes from the coding sequence GTGCGGGTAGCCAAAAAAAGGTCTTTAAATACTTCAAAAAATACTAAAAAAGTAGTTAAAGATAAGATTATAAAAATTGCAGATAAAAGAATAAAAAAAAATAACAGACATTTAGATAAAAATGCTACAAATAAAAGAAAAGCTGAAGAAGTTGATATTAAAGGCATAATTTCTTCTCTTGAAAAAGAAGTTAAAACAAGTCAACAGGTAAATATTGCAGCTAAGGAAATTAAGAATTTGGAGAAAGAGATTGGATATTATGGTAATAATACTGGAATAGTGGGTAAAAATGTAGAAGATGAATACGTTTTTATTTGTTCTATAAAAATAAAACAGAATTGGAGAATGCCTTTTTTTAAATTAGGAGAGCATCTTATTACAGTAGTTGCAATAAAAATTGATAAAACAGGAAAAATTTTGCATGCAGAAATAAAAAAGACTTCTGGGAATAAGTTTTTTGATGAAACAGCTTTAAAGGCCATTTATTTAACTTCTACTTTACCTCCTCCTCCACAGGGAATTGAAAAAAATGATATAGAAATTATTTTTGATTCAGAGGAACCTAAAAGATGA
- a CDS encoding PD40 domain-containing protein has product MIKRKNFIFYLFCFYLFIFNNVYAKSLKISIYGPAQHKVNIFVADPVILNKSGVISNEIAKLKLSFISKLKLFPFLNIVKKENVLDKGKIQYIDLPKLDLKKFFLSQVDILITIGINFKENTLGRVELRAFDVFQRKMFLGQAFELENSQQIELVVRQFSAALLKQFIGKDAFFKNPIVFVSKSKNSSSIYQVFADGFGLKRLFEVKGIAVSPCWSFDGRKIVFSVIQDRRHKLGVFDLDTQKINYKKLPGNTCISPVFTPFGDIAVSLDLNGNPDIYLLDKNFKIKKTLVEHWGIDISPFFDKQGDKMVFTSSRLGNPHIFLWQKNGEEIKRITYDGKYNTSAVISPDGRLVVFSRLTPTGHRIFVYDLLYDIEKQITFGPGNDEEPFVSLDGYFVVFVSNRDGKYKLYYTTINGDGPYLIPTKGIEVFSPAWSWVKAH; this is encoded by the coding sequence ATGATAAAAAGAAAGAATTTTATTTTTTATTTGTTTTGTTTTTATTTGTTCATTTTTAATAATGTTTATGCTAAATCTTTAAAGATATCTATTTATGGACCAGCTCAGCATAAGGTTAATATTTTTGTGGCAGATCCTGTTATTTTGAACAAGTCTGGTGTTATTTCTAATGAGATTGCAAAGTTAAAGTTAAGTTTTATTAGTAAGTTAAAATTGTTTCCTTTTTTAAATATAGTAAAAAAGGAAAATGTTTTAGATAAAGGGAAAATACAATATATAGATTTACCAAAATTGGACTTAAAAAAGTTTTTTTTATCTCAAGTAGATATTCTTATTACAATAGGAATTAATTTCAAAGAAAATACTTTAGGTAGGGTAGAGCTTAGAGCCTTTGATGTTTTTCAAAGAAAAATGTTTTTAGGCCAAGCATTTGAGCTTGAGAATAGTCAACAAATAGAGTTGGTTGTAAGACAATTTAGTGCGGCATTATTAAAACAGTTTATAGGAAAAGATGCATTTTTTAAAAATCCAATTGTATTTGTCAGTAAGAGTAAAAATAGCAGTTCTATTTATCAAGTTTTTGCTGATGGGTTTGGCTTGAAAAGATTGTTTGAAGTTAAGGGTATTGCTGTAAGTCCTTGTTGGTCTTTTGATGGAAGAAAGATTGTTTTTTCTGTGATTCAAGATAGACGCCATAAATTAGGTGTTTTTGATCTTGATACTCAAAAGATAAATTATAAAAAGCTTCCTGGAAATACATGTATATCTCCTGTTTTTACTCCTTTTGGAGATATTGCTGTAAGTTTAGACTTAAATGGAAATCCTGATATTTATCTTTTGGACAAAAATTTTAAAATCAAAAAAACATTGGTAGAGCATTGGGGTATTGATATTTCTCCTTTTTTTGATAAACAAGGAGATAAAATGGTGTTTACTTCTTCTAGGTTAGGAAATCCTCATATTTTTTTGTGGCAAAAAAATGGAGAAGAGATTAAGAGAATTACCTATGATGGCAAATATAATACTAGTGCTGTGATAAGTCCTGATGGTAGACTGGTGGTGTTTAGTAGGCTTACGCCAACAGGACATAGAATTTTTGTTTATGATTTACTATATGATATAGAAAAACAAATTACTTTTGGCCCTGGTAATGACGAAGAACCTTTTGTGTCTTTAGATGGTTATTTTGTTGTTTTTGTTTCTAATAGAGATGGGAAGTATAAACTTTATTATACAACTATTAATGGAGATGGTCCTTATTTGATCCCAACAAAAGGAATAGAAGTTTTTTCACCTGCTTGGAGTTGGGTCAAAGCACATTAG
- the pal gene encoding peptidoglycan-associated lipoprotein Pal — MKISKFILGVIVVCSLCFLVSCAKKKIAAPHQSSEVKQKVEQQQKYKGLEALRESKEQKVKLKAQNLQQNNVKEKIDVKKVLGERIYFDFDSYELKPEARKILQEKAKILKMYPKLKIVIEGHCDERGTEEYNLALGEKRARAAYEFLILLGINANRMQIVSYGEEYPLDPAHNETAWAKNRRDEFKIIEQ; from the coding sequence ATGAAAATAAGTAAATTTATTTTAGGTGTAATAGTAGTTTGTTCTTTATGTTTTTTGGTAAGTTGTGCCAAAAAGAAAATAGCAGCTCCTCATCAATCTTCAGAAGTTAAACAAAAGGTAGAACAGCAACAAAAGTATAAAGGATTAGAAGCCTTAAGAGAAAGTAAGGAGCAGAAAGTAAAGTTAAAAGCACAGAATTTACAGCAAAATAATGTAAAGGAAAAAATAGATGTAAAAAAGGTTCTTGGAGAGAGAATTTATTTTGATTTTGATTCTTATGAATTAAAGCCAGAAGCACGAAAAATTTTACAAGAAAAGGCAAAAATTTTGAAAATGTATCCAAAGTTGAAAATAGTTATAGAAGGTCATTGTGATGAAAGAGGTACAGAGGAATATAATCTGGCTTTGGGAGAGAAACGAGCTAGAGCTGCTTATGAATTTCTTATCTTGTTAGGTATTAATGCCAATAGAATGCAAATTGTAAGTTATGGAGAAGAATATCCTTTAGATCCAGCACATAATGAAACTGCTTGGGCAAAAAATAGAAGAGATGAATTTAAAATTATTGAACAATGA
- a CDS encoding nitroreductase family protein encodes MEALEAILTRRSIRKFKKTPISRDMLEKLLRAAMAAPSADNAQPWHFIIVDAEELLKKVPKLNPYAAMSPEAPLNILVCANLHKVKNSNFWVQDISAAIQNLLLAAHAIGLGAVWTGIYPVPERVDGFKKLFKLPDYVVPVALIPIGYPDEYKEPEDRFDINNVHYNTWDEGY; translated from the coding sequence ATGGAAGCATTAGAAGCAATTCTTACGAGAAGAAGTATTCGCAAGTTTAAAAAGACTCCTATTTCTAGAGATATGTTAGAAAAATTATTGCGAGCAGCAATGGCTGCTCCTTCTGCAGATAATGCACAACCATGGCACTTTATTATTGTAGATGCAGAAGAGTTGCTTAAAAAAGTTCCTAAACTCAATCCATATGCTGCAATGTCTCCAGAGGCTCCTTTAAATATTTTGGTTTGTGCTAATCTACATAAAGTTAAAAATTCTAATTTTTGGGTCCAAGATATTAGTGCTGCTATTCAAAATCTACTTTTAGCTGCCCATGCCATTGGTTTAGGAGCAGTATGGACTGGTATATATCCAGTACCAGAACGGGTAGATGGGTTTAAGAAACTTTTTAAGTTGCCAGATTATGTAGTTCCTGTGGCCTTAATACCAATAGGTTATCCAGATGAATATAAAGAACCTGAGGACAGATTTGATATTAATAATGTTCATTATAATACCTGGGATGAAGGGTATTAA
- a CDS encoding cytochrome c3 family protein: protein MQYPVWELTFWGGGLTIALLAIFHVYIAHFAVGGGLFLVLTEQKARSLNSKGLLEYLKKHSLFFLLVSMVAGGVTGVGIWFNISLIQPQATSVLIHNFVFLWAIEWLFFLGEIVALLLYYYGFERLSPKNHTIIGWLYFAFAWGSLFIITGIIDFMLTPGKWIVTGNVWDGYFNPSFLPSLFFRTFLAFSVAALFGLVTACFIKDEKDRNAIIKFYVKYLNICLILTFFFGLWYYNILSPLIKTYIFKMTPFYQVYLKTFIYLTPVLMFLGLFMLLKLDINFKRLISFILLIFGILYFGSFEFLREGARKPFVIYNYMYSNSIKPEQVQKINEKGLLKVAKWSRIKEIVPENELKAGKEIFNLECLSCHSIGGWLRDILRLTKKYDVRGLEAQLSGQGKILKYMPPFVGTAKEKQALAKYIIYELQGKKGLDTISYTPPNLKFSMPTFNIEKDEYVLLAWNNMGMHCISDCSSFWVILPPANDLYAQLLKRGETPEIITEGITICYKVEKDFLHPENKIKLWANIKSIFGKDLKPGVGLSGNRVFGKMKLEEEKNLFVADLIPVVPYPESGGFNPYPLVSVEAVDNLTGKVLASTKAVLPTSTEMGCKNCHGGPWKVGGVAGISDITAEDVLKVHDRINRTNLLENAKKGRPVLCQSCHPDPVVGAKGKPGIPSMSAALHGWHASYLSGRGADACSMCHPASATGPTGCLRGVHQARGLSCIDCHGYIEDHALSLLKYELKKGKPVQKLITPLTPRTVSNFKQIVARVPWENEPTCESCHNDAKHVGRSSFNMWTKDGGELYRNSLDATEGLMCASCHNSPHAIYPAMNAYGKDRDNIQPIQYQKMRVSIGAKNNCKVCHKVDMEEDAHH, encoded by the coding sequence ATGCAATATCCAGTTTGGGAACTAACTTTTTGGGGTGGAGGGCTTACTATTGCTCTTTTGGCAATTTTTCATGTATATATTGCTCATTTTGCAGTAGGAGGTGGTTTATTTCTTGTTTTAACAGAACAGAAAGCAAGGTCTTTAAATTCTAAAGGACTATTAGAATATCTTAAAAAACATTCATTATTTTTTCTTTTAGTTAGTATGGTTGCTGGTGGAGTAACTGGAGTTGGTATATGGTTTAATATTTCCCTTATTCAACCTCAAGCAACATCTGTTTTAATCCATAATTTTGTGTTTCTCTGGGCTATAGAGTGGTTGTTCTTTTTAGGAGAAATAGTTGCTTTATTACTTTATTATTATGGGTTTGAACGTTTAAGCCCTAAAAATCATACTATTATTGGGTGGCTTTATTTTGCCTTTGCCTGGGGGTCTTTGTTTATTATTACAGGCATTATTGATTTTATGTTAACCCCTGGTAAATGGATTGTGACTGGTAATGTCTGGGATGGTTATTTTAACCCTTCTTTTTTACCTTCATTATTTTTTAGAACCTTTTTAGCTTTTTCTGTGGCTGCCTTGTTTGGATTGGTTACAGCATGTTTTATAAAAGATGAAAAAGATAGAAATGCTATTATAAAATTTTATGTAAAATATCTTAACATTTGTTTAATTTTGACTTTTTTCTTTGGATTATGGTATTATAATATTTTATCTCCTTTGATTAAAACGTATATATTTAAGATGACTCCTTTTTATCAGGTGTATTTAAAAACTTTTATTTATTTAACGCCAGTTTTAATGTTTTTAGGTTTATTCATGCTGTTAAAATTAGATATAAATTTTAAAAGACTAATTTCATTTATTCTTTTAATTTTTGGTATTTTATATTTTGGTTCTTTTGAATTTTTAAGAGAGGGGGCAAGGAAACCTTTTGTTATCTATAACTATATGTACTCTAATTCTATCAAGCCAGAACAAGTTCAAAAAATAAATGAAAAAGGTTTATTAAAAGTAGCTAAGTGGAGTAGAATTAAAGAGATTGTTCCTGAAAATGAGCTTAAGGCTGGAAAAGAGATTTTTAATTTAGAATGTTTATCATGTCACTCTATAGGAGGTTGGTTACGGGATATTTTACGATTAACAAAAAAATATGATGTAAGAGGTCTAGAAGCTCAACTTTCAGGACAAGGAAAAATTCTAAAATATATGCCACCTTTTGTTGGCACTGCAAAAGAAAAACAAGCGCTGGCAAAATATATTATTTACGAGTTACAAGGAAAGAAAGGTTTAGATACTATTTCTTATACCCCACCTAATCTCAAATTTAGTATGCCTACTTTTAATATTGAGAAAGATGAGTATGTTCTTTTGGCATGGAATAATATGGGAATGCATTGTATTTCAGACTGTTCTTCTTTTTGGGTTATCTTGCCTCCAGCAAATGATCTGTATGCTCAGTTATTAAAAAGGGGAGAAACTCCAGAAATAATAACAGAAGGTATTACTATTTGCTATAAAGTAGAAAAGGATTTTTTGCATCCAGAAAATAAGATTAAATTGTGGGCTAATATTAAAAGTATTTTTGGCAAAGATTTAAAACCTGGGGTTGGCTTGTCTGGGAATAGGGTTTTTGGAAAGATGAAATTAGAAGAAGAGAAAAATTTATTCGTTGCTGATTTGATTCCTGTAGTTCCTTATCCAGAGAGTGGTGGGTTTAATCCCTATCCTTTAGTTAGTGTTGAGGCTGTAGATAATCTTACAGGAAAAGTTTTGGCCTCTACAAAGGCAGTTCTTCCTACTTCTACTGAAATGGGTTGTAAAAATTGTCATGGAGGTCCTTGGAAAGTGGGAGGAGTTGCTGGTATTTCAGATATTACAGCAGAAGATGTGTTAAAGGTTCATGATAGAATAAATAGAACAAACTTATTGGAAAATGCCAAAAAAGGACGGCCTGTTTTATGTCAGTCATGTCATCCTGATCCTGTTGTAGGTGCTAAAGGTAAGCCAGGAATTCCAAGTATGTCTGCTGCATTGCATGGCTGGCATGCTAGTTATTTAAGTGGGAGAGGAGCAGATGCTTGTTCTATGTGTCATCCAGCTTCTGCAACAGGACCAACAGGTTGTTTACGGGGAGTGCATCAGGCAAGGGGGTTAAGTTGTATAGATTGTCATGGATATATTGAGGATCATGCTTTGAGTTTGTTAAAGTATGAATTGAAAAAAGGTAAACCTGTACAAAAATTGATTACACCGTTAACTCCTCGAACGGTAAGTAATTTTAAGCAAATTGTAGCTAGAGTACCCTGGGAAAATGAGCCAACATGTGAGAGTTGCCATAACGATGCAAAACATGTAGGTAGATCTAGCTTTAATATGTGGACTAAGGATGGAGGGGAACTATACAGAAATTCATTAGACGCAACAGAGGGACTTATGTGCGCTTCTTGTCATAATTCTCCTCATGCTATTTACCCTGCTATGAATGCTTATGGTAAAGATAGAGATAATATTCAACCTATTCAATACCAGAAGATGAGGGTTAGTATTGGGGCAAAGAATAATTGTAAAGTGTGCCATAAAGTAGATATGGAAGAAGATGCACATCATTGA
- a CDS encoding DUF3617 domain-containing protein translates to MKKLLAVCCMLGLLIGCGSSGPDLKEGQWKIKTKVIAKGLPFSMPSGSYTVCLTKDNYIPKQGIEKKNEHCKITDQSVSGNTVHWKMECDDNGVKMTMTSEITYSGDTLNGKYVTQYGGMSFTTEVSGKWIGKCE, encoded by the coding sequence ATGAAAAAATTGTTGGCAGTGTGTTGTATGTTGGGATTGTTAATAGGATGTGGTTCATCAGGTCCTGATTTAAAAGAAGGGCAGTGGAAAATTAAGACAAAGGTAATAGCTAAAGGTCTTCCTTTTAGTATGCCTAGTGGTAGTTATACTGTTTGTTTAACAAAAGATAACTATATACCTAAGCAAGGTATAGAAAAGAAAAATGAACATTGTAAAATAACCGATCAATCTGTCTCTGGCAATACAGTACATTGGAAAATGGAGTGTGATGACAACGGAGTAAAAATGACAATGACTAGTGAAATTACTTATAGTGGAGATACTTTAAATGGTAAATATGTGACGCAATATGGAGGTATGTCTTTTACTACTGAGGTAAGTGGTAAGTGGATTGGAAAGTGTGAGTAA
- a CDS encoding twin-arginine translocase TatA/TatE family subunit: MFGIGIPELIIILVIVLIIFGANKLPEIGAGMGKAIKNFKKATSEPDEIEVSPPKESVTSKEQEKENSKQ; encoded by the coding sequence ATGTTTGGCATTGGTATTCCAGAACTTATCATTATTTTAGTTATTGTGCTTATAATATTCGGAGCAAATAAATTGCCAGAAATTGGAGCGGGCATGGGAAAAGCAATTAAAAATTTTAAAAAAGCAACTTCTGAACCAGATGAGATAGAAGTCTCTCCTCCCAAAGAATCTGTTACTTCTAAAGAACAAGAAAAAGAAAATTCTAAACAATAA
- a CDS encoding Nif3-like dinuclear metal center hexameric protein has product MDVWELIDIIEKYAPLNFAASWDKSGLLVLGEKEDIQKVAISLEPSLSAVNKALDWGANFLLTHHPLALHPEFPNKKNEYFYVLKKVLSSGMFLYSAHTSLDANSKGPVSWFAKELGLQNLRVIDSFLDVDEKGTVGFGLRGEFSARIKTVDFIHKVKSILGIDILRAIGKAPSNIKHVAYCPGSGASLAEKAFKLGVDVFITGDFKYHEALEVGFQGFVLDVGHFILEEMMMQYFYKDIAKNIKEVDFIFIQSKDPFCYL; this is encoded by the coding sequence ATGGATGTTTGGGAATTAATAGACATTATTGAGAAATATGCTCCTTTAAACTTTGCAGCATCGTGGGATAAAAGCGGTCTTTTGGTGTTAGGTGAAAAGGAAGATATCCAAAAAGTAGCTATTTCTTTAGAACCTTCTTTAAGTGCTGTAAATAAAGCCTTAGACTGGGGAGCCAACTTTCTTTTAACCCATCATCCTCTTGCTTTGCATCCTGAGTTTCCTAACAAAAAAAATGAATATTTTTATGTTTTAAAGAAAGTTTTAAGTTCTGGCATGTTTTTATATTCTGCTCACACTTCTTTAGATGCGAATTCTAAAGGTCCTGTTTCTTGGTTTGCTAAGGAGCTTGGTTTACAAAATTTAAGAGTAATAGATTCTTTTTTAGATGTAGATGAAAAAGGAACCGTTGGCTTTGGATTAAGAGGTGAATTTTCTGCTAGAATAAAAACAGTGGATTTTATTCATAAAGTAAAATCTATCTTAGGAATAGATATTTTAAGAGCTATAGGTAAAGCTCCTTCCAATATAAAACACGTTGCCTATTGTCCTGGTTCTGGAGCTTCTTTGGCAGAAAAGGCTTTTAAGTTAGGAGTTGATGTCTTTATTACAGGTGATTTTAAATATCATGAGGCTTTGGAAGTAGGTTTTCAGGGATTTGTTTTAGATGTTGGCCATTTTATTTTGGAAGAAATGATGATGCAATATTTTTATAAAGATATTGCTAAAAATATAAAAGAGGTAGATTTTATTTTTATTCAAAGTAAAGACCCATTTTGTTATTTATAA
- a CDS encoding zinc ribbon domain-containing protein, which yields MYLEQIKKLVLLQDIDNKLISYKEKLDILPKELNELKENLSNLDNKKLELEDKLNILNDQKKRLEFEIEDNDSKIKKVKNKLMMISNSKEYQAMMRELDNFERLNRTKQEELTSLLEDINLHQKDYDELLGEIEELDNKIKELENQSESELKDIEKKIEELEKEREASCASIPAPILARYNFIRERLSQPVVVAVSNGVCMGCYISIPPQTFVELQKGEQILNCPNCQRLIYWEEFYNKTEAE from the coding sequence ATGTATCTTGAACAAATTAAAAAACTTGTTTTGTTGCAGGATATTGATAATAAGTTAATCTCATATAAGGAAAAATTAGATATTCTTCCTAAAGAATTAAATGAACTTAAAGAAAATTTATCTAATTTAGACAATAAAAAATTAGAGCTAGAAGATAAATTAAATATTTTGAATGACCAAAAAAAGAGATTAGAGTTTGAAATAGAAGACAATGATAGTAAAATAAAAAAAGTAAAAAATAAGTTAATGATGATTTCAAATTCCAAGGAATATCAGGCAATGATGAGAGAATTGGATAATTTTGAACGTCTTAATAGAACAAAACAAGAAGAACTTACTAGTTTGCTAGAAGATATAAATTTGCATCAAAAAGATTATGATGAGCTTTTAGGGGAAATAGAAGAATTAGATAATAAGATTAAAGAACTTGAGAATCAGTCTGAAAGTGAATTAAAAGATATTGAAAAGAAAATAGAAGAATTAGAAAAAGAAAGAGAGGCCTCTTGTGCTTCTATTCCTGCTCCTATTTTGGCGAGATATAATTTTATTCGAGAAAGATTAAGTCAACCTGTGGTTGTAGCTGTTAGTAATGGAGTGTGTATGGGCTGTTATATTAGCATTCCTCCTCAAACTTTTGTTGAATTGCAAAAAGGTGAGCAAATTTTAAATTGTCCTAATTGTCAGCGTTTAATTTATTGGGAAGAATTCTATAATAAAACAGAAGCAGAATAA